The DNA segment TTCCCATCAATGTTTTTTGACCTTGAACACAAGCAAATTGATGAACTCCATCTGCTTTTGCCAATGTAACTGATTGTACATTGTTGAAACCTTTATATAATGAGTAAGCATTTACACCTACTTGCATTTCTTCTTTTAACGCTGCTTTTTTACCATAACCGAAAGCCAAACCAACAGTTCCAGCAGCTTGTCCTGGTTGAACAATTACTGGCACGTTTTCTAGTTTCGCTCCATCGGCAGTAGTAATGGTGGCATAACTTCCGTCTAAGCCTCCATCAGCAACAATTTCGTTTGACAATTCCAATTTATTGGCATCGGCAGCCGAAACAGTAACATAATTATCCCAAGAAACTCTCGTGATTGGATCCGGGAATTCTTGCAACCAAGGGTTGTTCGCTTGTTGACCGTCACCCAAACCAGTTTTGGTATATAAAACCAATTCAAGTCCTTGTGCAGCTTTTGATTGTGCCAATGCATTTGCAGCACCTGTATAATCAGCTGTTCCACCTGCGGTCGAAGGTATTGCTCCAACATAAACTCCGTCGTGCAATACTTTATTCCAAGTAGAACCTGAAATGATTGACGCCGAATTTGCTTTTAAATAATCGTAGAATGTTCCTGGAATACCATTCAAAGACAATAAAACGTCTTGAAATTGCTTGGTATCGAATAAAGGACGAATAGTAGGTTGAGTCAAACCATAAGTCCCTTTCGTGATGCTCACATCTCCCCAAGATTCTAAATAGTGAGGGGCTGCAGCAGCTATCGTAGTAATTGAAGCAGTTTCGTCTTCTTTCAAAGAAAAGCTGGCCGAAAGACTTACTTTTTTCAATCCTTCAACAAAATCTTTTGAATTTGGCAAAGTATAAACTGGATTCACGCCACTCATGATCAATGTATGAACGCTTCCTGCTTTCATGTCATTAACCAACTGGGCTACTTTTTGGCTAGATCCTTTTCTGATTTGTCTTGTTCCAACAGTAGAAAAAGATTCACTAGACAACACTTGATTGATGGCCAAAACCAACAATTGTGCATTTTTATCTTGAATACCGGAAACCAAAACCCCTTTGCTTCCAGCAGCTTTCAACTGTTGGGCAGCTTTGGCAACTTCAGCTTTATATTTGGCATCTAAAGTCACCGGAACCGAAGCTCCAACAACTACATTATATATATGCACCAATGCTTGCTTTTGATTGGCGGTTGACATTGCAACACGTTTGTCGGCAGCAGCACCAGACAAAGTCATATTCGCTTCGAATTGGAAATGACGAGATATTTTTTTGTTTCCTTGTGGTCCTTGTGGAATTCTTCCTTTGGCATAACCGGAATCATAGCTTCCACCTTGCCAGTCTCCAAGGAAATCCGCTCCAACGGAAACAATGGTTGATGCTTTTGAAAAGTCGTAATCAACCAAAGCTCTTTCACCGTAAACCGTTTCGAATGCATCCAAAGTTTCCGATTCAGAAACTGCATCGTAGATAACGTGTTTTGCATTTGGATTTTTTCCCAAGAACTCGGCAATCAACTTTTCAGTTGATGGACTTGCCAATGTACCTGTCAAAAGAACAACTTGTCCTCCTTTGGCTTTGGCATCAGCCAAACCTGATTTAATTTTCGAATCAACCTCAGACCAAGAAGCTTTTTTACCGGCAATCTTTGGTTCTTTCAAACGCATACTGTCATATAATGACAATACCGAGGCATGAATTCTGGCATTTGCCGAAAATTTGGCACCTGCAATCGTGTTGTTGTCTATCTTGATAGGACGACCTTCACGTGTTTTTACTAAAAGGTTGGCAAAATCAAAACCATCAAAAACCGAAGTCGCATAATAATCTGCAACTCCAGGAATGATTTGTTCTGGCTGTACTACATAAGGTATCGACATGTGCACAGGACCTTCGCAAGCCGCAAGCGTGGCCGCCGCAGTACTGAATCCAACGTACTTTAAAAAATCACGACGTGATGTTGATGAAGATGACAAAGCACCACCGTTTCCTAAAAACGCGTCAGTAGGAATTTCTTCAACAAATTCGTTATTTTTAAGCGCCTCAACAATAGAACTATTTCCGTCTAGTTCTTCAACACTTTTCCAGTATTTTTTGTTTGATGACATATTCTATATAAATATTAGCTTCTTAATTTTTTGTTTCAAGTTTCTTTTGTTTCAAGTTTAGAGTTTCAACAACCTGAAACTTTAAACTTGAAACTTTTTTAATAGTGGCATTTACCACATTCCAATCCTCCCATTTGCGCTGCAGTCAATTTGTCTACACCGTATTTTTTGGAAAGCTGTTCGTGAATTTTTTTGTAATAGTCGTTTCCTTCGGTTTTGACTTCGGTTTTTCTGTGGCAATCCACGCACCATTTCATTGTTAATGGAGCAAATTGTTTTTGAATTTCATAAGTTTGAACTGGTCCGTGACAAGTTTGACATTCAACGCCTGCAACATTTACGTGTTGTGAGTGATTGAAGTACACAAAACTTTGCAAATTGTGGATACGAACCCATTTAACAGGCTGTGTTTTACCTGTATATTTCTGGGCATCTTTATCCCAACCAACGGCTTTGTATAATTTTGCAATCTCCTTGTCGTAGAAATCTTTAGAATATTCAGCAGTGGCAGTTGTATCTGAAACCTCAGAAATATTTTTGTGACAGTTCATACAAACATTCAAGGAAGGAATCCCGGCTGATTTCCCAACTCTTGCTGCCGAGTGACAGTAGTTACAGTCGATTCCATTGCTTCCTGCGTGAATTCTATGAGAATAATGTATTGGCTGAATTGGCGCATAATCTTGGTCAACACCAACTTGCATTAAATACCCATAGACAAAAAATCCGCTGGCCAACAACAAGAATATTGAAGTTACCAATACCAAGAATTGGTTTTTAACGAATGCTTTCCATATAGGTAAAGTCGGTTCTTTTGGAGCAACATTAATTCCATTTGCAGCAGCTACTTTTCTTAAAACATTGTTCACCAAGAACAACATCACGATTAGTATTGCCATTATCAATGACAAAGCACCTAGAATAACATTATTTGAAATCCCTCCTTCATTGACATCTGCACCAGGAAGTTTTTCTCCTGCAGCCGGAGCTGCCGCTGCCGCTTTCTCCTCCATTGTATAAGCAATGATATTATCAATATCAGCCTCAGACAATTGCGGAAACGCAGTCATTGGAACCTTGTTGTTAGCTTCAAACACTTTAACCGCTTGGGCATCACCTGATTTTATCAAATCGCCACTATTGTGAATCCATTTATAAAGCCACGCTTTGTCATACTTGGCACCAACACCTCTAAGAGCAGGACCTGTTGCTTTTGCATCCAATTTATGACATGCAGCACAATTTGTATTGAAAATCTCTTTCCCTTTCACGGCATCACCGCCTGTTGTGGCTGCTGGTGCCGCAGTTGCTTCTGCAGGGGCTGGAGTTGCTGCCGGAGCTGCATCTTGTGCAAATGAACTCAAGGATAAAGCCAGCATCAACGCTAAGCTTAAATATAATTTCCTTGTAATCGAATTATGGTTACCCATCTTTTTCATATAGTATAGTAATTATCTACAGTATTGATATTTGATATGACTTTTTTCAAATGTAAAATATGATAAAAATCACTTTTTAAAAAATATTGGACAAAAATACACTTTAAGAACTATTCTCAAAACCTTAAAATAGTCTTAAATATAATTTATATTCATTCTAAATAATTATTACATTTTAGTTTTAACGTTTAAACACTATTTTTGTATAAAAACATTCAGATTATGAGAATTATAGCATACAAAAAAATCTTTTTATCCTCTTTGTTATTAGTTGTTTTGGCACCAAAAATGAAGGCTCAAGACCAAAATATCACAGTTAGTCAAGACCCAAAATTCGAACAATTATTAAACGAAAAGAGAAAAATAAACACTTCTCTTACCGTAAATGACTCGTATAAAATTCAAATTTATAGCGGAGGAAGCGAAAACGCAAAAAAAACACTGAACGAATTCCGACAAGAATTTACAACTATCGACGCCACAATTGTTTTCAACACGCCTAATTACAAAGTTTGGGTTGGGAATTTTAAAACTCGCATCGAAGCCGAAAGAAATTTGACAAATATCAAGGATAGATACAAAAATGTGCTTTTGATAAAGCCGAGTAGATAATTTTTTTTTTACATTTTAAACAAAAAAAAGCAACCCAATTGGGTTGCTTTTTTTGTTTTGGAATTGTTTTGTTTGCCCTATTTGACGGGTACGGTTTACAAAACCGGACACTATCCCACACAAGATATTTACTACATATCCGAGCAATCTAGTTAACAGAGCACGATATATTTATTACATATATCAAGGACTATGAATTTCTTATAAAAATTTTATAATGAAAATTAGATATAATAAAATTACTATCGAATGAATTATAATCGAAATTATATTTATTTTTTCTTTGTTATAATATTTCCAAATATTTATTACCAGAAAGATCAAACTTAGTAATGGTAAAATTATCGGAGCTATTGTTTCTAATATCATTAGACCTGCCCCTGATGGAAATATTCTATATCTAATAACAATCAAAAACCATAATATTACGTAAAATAACATTGTCAAAAAAGCACTTTTGTGTTTTGGATTTTCTATTTTAAACATTTAATTTATTTTAAAATTTATCTAAAGCTGAACAAAACAAATCTACTAAAAATTCTTACCATTTGAGAAAAACAATTAGCAACCATCCAAAAACAAAAAAAATCCCGATTGCTCGGGATTTTCTATATAAACTATATCGAAATTCTATTTCAATTTCTTTTTGATGGCTACCTCGTGGAAAGCTTCGATAACATCTCTTTCCTCAATGTCGTTGTATCCTTTTATTTGAATACCACAATCGTATCCTTTGGCTACTTCTTTCACGTCGTCTTTGAAACGTTTCAAGGCGATTAGCTCACCTGTGTGAACTACCACACCTTCACGAATAATCCTGATTTTGGCATTTCTGGCAATTTTACCATCCATAACCATACATCCTGCAATTGTACCCACTTTAGAGATTTTGAATAACTCTCTAACTTCGGCAGTTCCCAGCACTTCTTCTTTCATCTCAGGAGCAAGCATTCCCTCCATCGCATCTTTCAAGTCGTCGATTGCGGCGTAAATGATGGAATAGTAACGGATATCGATTTCTTCTTTGTCGGCCAATTGTCTTGCATTACCGGCAGGACGAACATTAAATCCGATGATGATGGCATCCGAAGCAGAAGCCAACATAACGTCGGTTTCAGTAATGGCCCCAACACCTTTATGGATAATGTTGATTTGAATTTCTTCGGTAGATAACTTAGAGAACGAATCGGACAAGGCTTCAACAGAACCATCCACATCCCCTTTAAGGATAATGTTCAATTCTTTAAATTGACCTAATGCAATACGACGTCCAATTTCATCCAACGTAATATGACGTTGTGTACGAACTGATTGTTCACGCATCAATTGAGAACGTTTGGCGGCAATTTGTTTTGCTTCTTTTTCGTCTTCAAAAACATTGAACTTGTCACCCGCTGTTGCAGCTCCATCTAAACCTAAAACAGATACTGGAGTTGAAGGGCCGGCTTCTTTAACAATATTTCCTCTTTCATCATGCATGGCTTTAATCTTGCCATGGTGTTTTCCAGCCAACATATAATCACCTATTTTTAAGGTTCCGTGTTGTACTAATATGGTAGAAACATATCCTTTTCCTTTATCCAAGAATGCTTCCACAACAGTTCCTTGAGCTGCTTTGTTTGGATTTGATTTAAGATCAAGAAGTTCTGCTTCCAATAATACTTTTTCCAATAATTCTTTTACACCTGTACCAAATTTTGCAGAAATATCGTGAGATTGAATTTTTCCACCCCAATCTTCAACCAATAAATTCATACTTGCCAAACGCTCTTTGATTTTCTCAACATTGGCATTAGGCTTATCCACTTTGTTAATGGCAAATATAATTGGCACCCCAGCAGCTTGTGCGTGGGAAATGGCTTCTTTGGTTTGTGGCATGATGTCATCATCAGCCGCAACTACAATAATGGCAATATCCGTAACTTGAGCTCCACGAGCACGCATCGCGGTAAACGCTTCGTGACCCGGTGTATCCAAGAAAGCTATCTTTTGACCGTTATCCAATGTCACTCCGTAAGCACCAATATGTTGGGTAATTCCTCCAGATTCACCAGCGATAACATTTTCTTTACGAATATAATCCAGCAAAGAGGTTTTACCGTGATCGACGTGACCCATTACAGTTACGATAGGCGCCCTGAAAACTAAATCTTCTTCTTTGTCCTCAACAACTTGAATAGCTTCTTCAATATCAACGGTAATAAACTCTACTTCATATCCAAATTCATCGGCAACAATGGTTAGTGTTTCCGCATCCAAACGTTGGTTTTGCGTAACCATGATTCCAAGTGACATACAAGTTCCAATCACTTTGGTAATTGGCACATCCATCATGATGGCAATTTCACCAACGGTTACAAACTCGGTAACTTTGATGGTTTTGCTACCTTCGTCCAAAGCTCTTTGTTCATCATCCGATTTTTGACGGTGCGTGTCTCTTTTGTCTCTTCTATATTTAGCAGCTTTAGATTTACCACCTTTTCCTTGCAGTTTTTCTAAAGTCTCTCTAATTTGATTTTTTACTTCCTCTTCCGTAGGCTCCACTTTGGCAACAATAGCAGGTCTGGCTCCTTTTACGAAACCTGGCCTAGCACCTCTGTTGGCATTGAACCCTCCACCTTTAGTGTTTGGAGTAATTTTGTTTGGATTTGGCGCACCCGGAACTCCAGGAGTAGCAGGTGGCCTTGGCGCACCTGGTTTTGGAGCAATCCTTTTTCTTTTATTCTTGTTGGCATTGTTGGCCGCACTGCCGGGAGCTCCAGGAGCTCCAGGTTTGTTTGGCGTAATTTTAGGCTCTTCTTTCTTCTTTTTCGGTTTGTTGAATTGAGATAAATCAATTACTTGACCTGTCAAAGTAGCTCCAGAAAGTTTTTGATATTGTGTAGTTATCGATTCTTCAACAGGTGGCGCATCAACAACTGGAGTTGCTACCGCTTTTGGAGTTTCAACTTTTGGTTCTGGAACCACAGCTTCAACTTTAGTTTCTTTAATCTCAACAACAGGTTTTTCAACCTCTTTACTTTCAACAACAATTTTCTCTTGAGCAGGCACATTTTGCACTGGTTTCTCTTGCTGAACAGGTATTTCTTGCTGAATTTTTTCAACAGGAATCTCCTTTTTCTCAACAGCTGCCGGAGGAGGAACTACTACTGGTTTTTTAGGATTAAGATCAATATTTCCAACAAGAGTTGGCCCAGTCACAGTAGCTCTAGCTTTAATAACTTCTTGGCTTCTTAACCTTTCTTCGTCTTGTTTGCGTTTGTCTTCGATTTCTTTTTCACGTTCAATACGCAAAGCTTCTTTCTCTTTTCTTTTCTCTTCTCCAACCTCTTTTGAAGCTTCTTTATTGCCCTTATCGCCCGCAAACTGACCGCACAAAACATTGTATACGTCGTCAGAAATTTTTGTGTTGGGGTTGGATTCAACAACAATCCCTTTATCTTTTAGATAATCCACAGCTCTTTCTAAAGAAATATTCAACTCCCTTAAAACCTTGTTTATTCTAATAATTTTCTCTTCAGACATAAAACCTTTTTAATATTACCTTATTTTCTCACCCTACATCCTCTCAATATAAGAGGAAATAAAGATGAATTTTTGTTTTTCTTCCTCACACTAACTCTCGAATAGGAGAGGAAAAATAAGGTTGAAAATTAATTTTTATTTTAAAATTGACTAACTGTCAAATTCTTCTTTTAATATTCTCATTACATCTAGAATCGTTTCTTCTTCAAGATCTGTTCTTCTAACCAAATCATTCACGTCTTGTTTCAAGATACTTTTTGCTGTATCTAAACCAATTTTTGCAAATTCTTCGATTACCCATTCTTCGATTTCATCTGAAAACTCTGTTAATTCAACATCATCATCATCTGCAACAGTCCCGGCAACATCACCTTCACGAATAACGTCAAGTTCATAACCAGTTAATTGTCCAGCCAATTTAATATTGTGCCCACCTCTACCAATTGCTTTAGAAACTTCTTCCAATTTCAAGAAAACCTCTGCTCTTTTTGTTTCTTCATTAATCTTGATGGAAGAAACTTTTGCAGGACTTAATGCTCTTGTAATATACAATTGAATATTGCTTGTATAATTGATGACATCAATATTTTCATTTCCTAATTCACGAACGATACCGTGAATACGAGAACCTTTCATTCCAACGCAAGCTCCAACTGGGTCAATTCGGTCATCATAAGAATCTACGGCTACTTTTGCTTTTTCGCCAGGAATTCTAACTACATTTTTAACCATTATCAGTCCGTCGAAAACCTCTGGGATTTCTTGCTCGAATAATTTTTCCAAGAACTTTTCAGAAGTTCTGGACATAATAATTTGAGGTTTATTTCCTTTTAATTCAACACTTTCAATGATTCCGCGAACGTTATCTCCTTTTCTAAAGAAATCCGATGGAATTTGTTTTTCTTTTGGCAAAACAATTTCATTTCCTTCATCATCCACCAAAATTACGACTCTTGGACGAACGTGATGCACTTCGGCAGTATAAATCTCACCTATTAAATCTTTAAATTGCTTGTAAAGATTGGTGTTGTCATGTTCATGGATCTTGGAAATCAAGTTTTGACGCAAGGCCAAAATAGCTCTTCTTCCTAAATCTACCAACTTCACTTCTTCAGAAACTTCTTCTCCAATTTCGAAATCAGGTTCAATTTTTCTAGCTTCTGTCAATGTAATTTCCAGGTGATCTAAATCTAAATCATCATCAGCAACAATAACCCTTCTTTGCCAGATTTCCATATCCCCCTTATCTGGATTGATAATAATGTCAAAATTATCATCAGACCCAAATTTTTTCTTCAATGCATTTCTGAATACATCTTCTAATATCGCCATAAGCGTTACACGATCAATAAGTTTATCATCTTTAAACTCTGAAAATGAATCGATTAATGCTAAATTTTCCATGCCAACTATTTAATTAAAATGTTACTGTAACAATTGCTTCTTTTATTTCCGTATAAGGTATTTCTTGCCTTTTCTGGACAGTTTCCTTGCCTTTTCCAATTTTTTTCGGCTCTCTGGCTTCCCACGACAAAATTATAAAATTATCATTAGCTTCAACCAATTCTGCCTCAATTGTTTGAGTTTCTAATTTTACTATTAGTGTTCTACCAACGTTTTTCTTGTATTGCCTCACCATTTTTAATGGAGAACCTACTCCCACCGAAGCCACTTCTAAAGAAAAATCCTGCTCTTCTCTATCCAAATTATTTTCGATTGCTCGACTGACATCAATACAATCCTGCAAAACAACACCATTATCGCCATCTATGTTTACGATGATTTTAAAACTATCGGTTATCGTCAAATCTATCAGGAAAATAGAAGGTTTTTCAAGTAATACCTGAGTTAGTAAATCGTTAACTTTATCTTTAAATGTCATAATTTTTATAAAAAGAGGCACGCAATGCGTGCCTCATTATCTAGTTTTTTAATAAATAACAGTGCAAATATAGTGTTTTTTTTATAAATCAAAAATGATTGTTTTTTGTTTAATTTTTTTGTAAATTTAATCTTTCTAATTTCTCACCCAGTTTACCAAATAATTTAATACTCTTTTAATTATGAAACGGATTTTAATACCAACCGACTTTTCCAAATATTCCGAGGAAGCCTTAAAAGTAGCGGCACAAATTGCCCGAAAATACGACAGCGAAATCATCTTGTTACACATGCTGGAATTACCACATGAGGCTAGCGACATCATGGGCGGCGGAAAAAGTATTCCCGAGATTATGTCTTACAAGAACAAAGCCATTAGCAATCTAGAAAAATTAATGGATTCGAAATATTTAAAAGGAATCAATGTTTCCGAGGCTATTGAGTTCAAAAAAGTAGCCGAAGGCGTTTTAGACGCCTGTGAAAAAAATAATGTGGATTTAATAATTATGGGATCACACGGAACATCTGGGTTTGACGAATTATTAGTGGGCTCCAATGCCGAAAAAGTAGTTCGATTATCAAAAATACCTGTTTTGGTTGTAAAAAAAGAAGCCAAAGATTTCAAAGCAAGGAATTTTGTTTTCGCTTCAGATTTTTCAAAAGAAACACGAAAACCATTCCGAAAAATGATTGAATTTGCAAAAATTTTCGATTCAAATCTATTTTTGGTGATGGTTTGCACACCCAATAGTTTCAAAACAACACATGCTGCCGAAAAAATCATGCACAATTTTATAGCCAATTATGACATAGAAAACTATTCCTCGCACATCTATAACGACACCAATATAGAAAACGGCATTATTAATTTTGCCAATAGTGTCAATGCCGATTTAATTGGAATATGCACACATGGCAGAACAGGTTTAGCTCATTTCTTTAACGGAAGCATTGGGGAAGAATTAGTAAACCACGCCACAAAGCCCGTGATAACTTTCAAAATCTAAATTACACAAAAAAAACGTTCGCAATTTTGCATAAAAAAACCTCTCAAATATTGAGAGGTTTTTTTCGTTGGTCTACAAGGACTCGAACCTTGAAAGACTGCACCAAAAACAGTTGTGTTACCATTACACCATAGACCAATTCCATTGCTGTTAAGCGAGTGCAAATTTAATACAAATTTTAATTTGTACAAACTTTTAATCCCTTTTTATTAAAAAAAATTTTCTCCACCCAGATAGTTTGAAAATTTTCAAACCAGTTTAATCACCGACGAGAGTTTAATCACAGCTTTAAAACAAAAATAAACACCTGAAGTTGACACATATAGCAAACAACAACAAACATAAAAAGATTTCATAAGACAACTTGCACAATGCGCCTTCCAGTATATATTCAATTGTAAGTTTATGCATTTAAAACTGTAAAATACCCTTCTGATAGGGAAGACTTGAAAATTTCTAGTCGTTTAACAACTCTTCTTTTTCTATTATTAAACAAAAAAAAGGGTTTTTAAAACTACATTACTACCGACAAATATCAACTCCTATCCCTAAACGTGCGAATATAGTTAATAATGTCCCAACGTTGATCATTTGTCAAATCCGTCAATGGCATAGGCCGTCTTGCCTCAGATATTTTCCAAAACAATTGACCGTCGGCTTCTTTTTGGACAGCTTCAGAACCTAAATCCGCTATTTGTTTGTGAACTTTTCCTGCCTTGTAACCATCTCCTTTCCCTTCTTTTCCATGACATCTCACACAATCTAACTGATAGGAATGTTTTCCTCTTTCAAGCGAAGAGGCATCTGCCGAATAAGGGTTCTTCATATTCACGGCTGATTTGGGGACATTCCAAGGCGCAGCATGTTGGGCAGACACAATAGACGCATACATAAATGTAATTACAATGAATGCTAATTTTGTAACGATTTGTTTTTGAAACTTGCTTTTCATAAAATTGATTATTAAGGAGATATAAAATTAATTGAAAATAATATCGATTGCGAAAAAAGTGGAATTCAAGTTAGTATTTTTCAAAATCACACACAAATTTACATGTTTATTGAATTCTGACATCATAAAAAACCATATTTTTTATTAATTAATTGTAAGATTTTTAAACAAATATTTTAATCGAATCTTTAAATAAAAAAAGCTTAAAAAAAAGAGTAAAACAAGGATTTTAAAAAAAACAACAATACAACATAAAAAAGCTTATCAGTTCAAAAATGACAAGCATCAAAAAAAAACTCATTCAAAACATTTAAATGAGATTCAAAAAGCAACTACAACTTATAATATACAATTTTAGGATTATGAAATTTATATTTTATAATTATGATAGCGCTTAATTTCATCTTGGTAAATACAGTATTTTTTTATGTGTGGAGTGTCCCAATAAAGTGTACTGACGACGATACCAAAAATATTTGAGCTCTGTAGCTATTTGTTTTTAGAATTTTTTGTTAATGACCACAACCATAAATAAAAAAACATTTTCTTTGCATCTTGAAAAAACTAAATTTTAGTACCTAAAATATGACAACATTCAATTTCAACAAATGGAATACAATTACCGGTTGGTGCGTCTTTGCAATCGCTTTATTAACCTATACTCTTACCGTTGAACCCACAATGAGCTTTTGGGATTGTGGCGAATATATAGCCACAGCGGCAAAACTTGAAGTAGGACACCCACCAGG comes from the Flavobacterium limnophilum genome and includes:
- the infB gene encoding translation initiation factor IF-2, with protein sequence MSEEKIIRINKVLRELNISLERAVDYLKDKGIVVESNPNTKISDDVYNVLCGQFAGDKGNKEASKEVGEEKRKEKEALRIEREKEIEDKRKQDEERLRSQEVIKARATVTGPTLVGNIDLNPKKPVVVPPPAAVEKKEIPVEKIQQEIPVQQEKPVQNVPAQEKIVVESKEVEKPVVEIKETKVEAVVPEPKVETPKAVATPVVDAPPVEESITTQYQKLSGATLTGQVIDLSQFNKPKKKKEEPKITPNKPGAPGAPGSAANNANKNKRKRIAPKPGAPRPPATPGVPGAPNPNKITPNTKGGGFNANRGARPGFVKGARPAIVAKVEPTEEEVKNQIRETLEKLQGKGGKSKAAKYRRDKRDTHRQKSDDEQRALDEGSKTIKVTEFVTVGEIAIMMDVPITKVIGTCMSLGIMVTQNQRLDAETLTIVADEFGYEVEFITVDIEEAIQVVEDKEEDLVFRAPIVTVMGHVDHGKTSLLDYIRKENVIAGESGGITQHIGAYGVTLDNGQKIAFLDTPGHEAFTAMRARGAQVTDIAIIVVAADDDIMPQTKEAISHAQAAGVPIIFAINKVDKPNANVEKIKERLASMNLLVEDWGGKIQSHDISAKFGTGVKELLEKVLLEAELLDLKSNPNKAAQGTVVEAFLDKGKGYVSTILVQHGTLKIGDYMLAGKHHGKIKAMHDERGNIVKEAGPSTPVSVLGLDGAATAGDKFNVFEDEKEAKQIAAKRSQLMREQSVRTQRHITLDEIGRRIALGQFKELNIILKGDVDGSVEALSDSFSKLSTEEIQINIIHKGVGAITETDVMLASASDAIIIGFNVRPAGNARQLADKEEIDIRYYSIIYAAIDDLKDAMEGMLAPEMKEEVLGTAEVRELFKISKVGTIAGCMVMDGKIARNAKIRIIREGVVVHTGELIALKRFKDDVKEVAKGYDCGIQIKGYNDIEERDVIEAFHEVAIKKKLK
- the nusA gene encoding transcription termination factor NusA, which codes for MENLALIDSFSEFKDDKLIDRVTLMAILEDVFRNALKKKFGSDDNFDIIINPDKGDMEIWQRRVIVADDDLDLDHLEITLTEARKIEPDFEIGEEVSEEVKLVDLGRRAILALRQNLISKIHEHDNTNLYKQFKDLIGEIYTAEVHHVRPRVVILVDDEGNEIVLPKEKQIPSDFFRKGDNVRGIIESVELKGNKPQIIMSRTSEKFLEKLFEQEIPEVFDGLIMVKNVVRIPGEKAKVAVDSYDDRIDPVGACVGMKGSRIHGIVRELGNENIDVINYTSNIQLYITRALSPAKVSSIKINEETKRAEVFLKLEEVSKAIGRGGHNIKLAGQLTGYELDVIREGDVAGTVADDDDVELTEFSDEIEEWVIEEFAKIGLDTAKSILKQDVNDLVRRTDLEEETILDVMRILKEEFDS
- the rimP gene encoding ribosome assembly cofactor RimP: MTFKDKVNDLLTQVLLEKPSIFLIDLTITDSFKIIVNIDGDNGVVLQDCIDVSRAIENNLDREEQDFSLEVASVGVGSPLKMVRQYKKNVGRTLIVKLETQTIEAELVEANDNFIILSWEAREPKKIGKGKETVQKRQEIPYTEIKEAIVTVTF
- a CDS encoding TAT-variant-translocated molybdopterin oxidoreductase produces the protein MSSNKKYWKSVEELDGNSSIVEALKNNEFVEEIPTDAFLGNGGALSSSSTSRRDFLKYVGFSTAAATLAACEGPVHMSIPYVVQPEQIIPGVADYYATSVFDGFDFANLLVKTREGRPIKIDNNTIAGAKFSANARIHASVLSLYDSMRLKEPKIAGKKASWSEVDSKIKSGLADAKAKGGQVVLLTGTLASPSTEKLIAEFLGKNPNAKHVIYDAVSESETLDAFETVYGERALVDYDFSKASTIVSVGADFLGDWQGGSYDSGYAKGRIPQGPQGNKKISRHFQFEANMTLSGAAADKRVAMSTANQKQALVHIYNVVVGASVPVTLDAKYKAEVAKAAQQLKAAGSKGVLVSGIQDKNAQLLVLAINQVLSSESFSTVGTRQIRKGSSQKVAQLVNDMKAGSVHTLIMSGVNPVYTLPNSKDFVEGLKKVSLSASFSLKEDETASITTIAAAAPHYLESWGDVSITKGTYGLTQPTIRPLFDTKQFQDVLLSLNGIPGTFYDYLKANSASIISGSTWNKVLHDGVYVGAIPSTAGGTADYTGAANALAQSKAAQGLELVLYTKTGLGDGQQANNPWLQEFPDPITRVSWDNYVTVSAADANKLELSNEIVADGGLDGSYATITTADGAKLENVPVIVQPGQAAGTVGLAFGYGKKAALKEEMQVGVNAYSLYKGFNNVQSVTLAKADGVHQFACVQGQKTLMGRGDIIKETTLEIFNTQGAEFWNEQPKVSLDHKEVNATTVDLWDSFDRSVGHHFNLSIDLNACTGCGSCVIACHAENNVPVVGKSEVRRSRDMHWLRIDRYYSSEETFAADNEEKENLSGVGVGDYVFGDREGNGSLSGFDRLQVASENPQVAFQPVMCQHCNHAPCETVCPVAATSHSRQGQNHMAYNRCVGTRYCANNCPYKVRRFNWFLYNKNSEFDFHMNDDLGRMVLNPDVSVRSRGVMEKCSMCIQKTQATILAAKNEGRVIVDGEFQTACSSACTTGAMVFGDVNDKESQVAKLLEDERMYHLLEHVGTKPNVIYHVKVRNT
- a CDS encoding SPOR domain-containing protein is translated as MRIIAYKKIFLSSLLLVVLAPKMKAQDQNITVSQDPKFEQLLNEKRKINTSLTVNDSYKIQIYSGGSENAKKTLNEFRQEFTTIDATIVFNTPNYKVWVGNFKTRIEAERNLTNIKDRYKNVLLIKPSR
- a CDS encoding c-type cytochrome, which translates into the protein MKKMGNHNSITRKLYLSLALMLALSLSSFAQDAAPAATPAPAEATAAPAATTGGDAVKGKEIFNTNCAACHKLDAKATGPALRGVGAKYDKAWLYKWIHNSGDLIKSGDAQAVKVFEANNKVPMTAFPQLSEADIDNIIAYTMEEKAAAAAPAAGEKLPGADVNEGGISNNVILGALSLIMAILIVMLFLVNNVLRKVAAANGINVAPKEPTLPIWKAFVKNQFLVLVTSIFLLLASGFFVYGYLMQVGVDQDYAPIQPIHYSHRIHAGSNGIDCNYCHSAARVGKSAGIPSLNVCMNCHKNISEVSDTTATAEYSKDFYDKEIAKLYKAVGWDKDAQKYTGKTQPVKWVRIHNLQSFVYFNHSQHVNVAGVECQTCHGPVQTYEIQKQFAPLTMKWCVDCHRKTEVKTEGNDYYKKIHEQLSKKYGVDKLTAAQMGGLECGKCHY